TGTGAGCCATGATTTGCCTCGATTTTCTCTACACTTCTTAATATTATTCGGCTGCGGCTTCCGCTGCGGCGGCGGGAGTTTGAGCGGATTCGTCTTTTTTGGCGATCGCGTTACCATTCAAGCTGATGGAGTTAATCATCAGACGGGTGGTTTCTTGGCGATGTCCGCGTTTTTTGCGGGTTTTCTTCTTGGGCTTCATTTTGTAAACGATCACTTTACGCCCACGGAAGTGCCGCAGCACCGTACCTTCTACGGTAGCGCCTTGTACTAAGGGCTGACCGATGGAGAGTTCGCCGTTGTTGCTAACTAACAAAACTTTGTCGATCGTAACTTGGGATTCTGCTTCGACGTGCAGTAGTTCGATATCGTAGAAGCGGCCCGGTTCAACGCGCAGTTGTTTGCCGCCAGTTTCAATAATTGCGTAAGCCATTTGATTTTTTAAGGGGTTGCCGTACAGGTAGCTGGTTGGTCATTTGTCATTGGTCATTTGTGAAGGACTAATGATTGTTGACTAATGACATTCCATCAGCTTTTGGAATGTGTTGACCTGATCCGAGCAGGTTAAGACACACAATCTACTATTATCTGTCATTTGGGGGAAGGTTGTCAAGTGCGATCGCAATTTCTCAAAGATGAGAGAACTTACATCTTGTTAAACTTCAGGGGGATGCCAATCTTTAGAAATCCACATAATTCGGGCTGCCACAGCATAATCATTATTTAACCGCAAGGCAACTACAGTAGCACGACCAGTTGGAGTTAAACCAATAATATGAGAGCCATTATTTGCCCAAGCAAAATGCTCTCCCCACATCTGTAGGCGTGGATTAAAAAGAGGCACTAACTGACTCGTTTCTGGATCGATATCATCATTTTTTCCACCTTTAAACTCATTACAACGGTAGCAAGACGCAGCTAGATTTTCCCGTTCATCACTACCACCTAATGACTTAGGAATAATATGATCTATTATTAACGGCATACCAATTAGACGGCTCGATGTGCGGCAGTATTCACAGCGATGTCCCGCTTCAGCCCAAACTTGCGCTCGGATTCTTTTCGGAATAGATGACACGATTATTCTAGCGGTAATTCATTTAATGTTGGTATCCGATGACCGCGCCAACTTAAGACAGACCAAGCATAAGCTTTTCGCAACATTAACTGGTCAGCAGTTATTCGCAAATCACTTAGTTCTTGGCTTTCTTCTACAGTTATTGAACCAGCTTGATTTTTTTCTAGCAATTCCAGATGGCGTTCTTGTTGAGGTGCTGATAGATTGCTATGAGCGATTTTGAGTAATTCTTCAACTGGTAAAGTTTGCATCAGTAGTAATTCCCCTTGCATTTCGGGCGGTGCGTTAGCTATAGAAGGAGGTAAATTTGTGGTAATTCTCTGTGCTGCAACTATTTCTAAAGATTGGTTTGTTAATTCGGCAATCCGAGCTAGTTCTTGAAATATCGATTCAGGCAGTTCGACCATAACTCTGCGCGTAGACATCTTTCACCTCGATGAACAGCCTAGTAACTACCGATCGCATAGTAGCATTTTGGAGTGCGAATTAGGCAATATACAATCTAACACAAGTAATTTAGGTCAATTTGTTAATTTCGCGTGCTGGAAAACCTCTAATTCTACTCGAAATAAAAGGTCAGTATCCCTGCGCCCCATTTTTGGCTTAAATTATACTAGAAAAAGGTTGATTTATTTTGCTAAAATTAACATATAAAACTTAGAGAGCCTTGCCAAATCTACCTATTGGTTAAAATATTCAATATAAAGCACTGCTAAAGAGTGATTATGCGTTTACTACGAGTTCAAGTTCCTGACTTTCGCGTTTTACAGAATGTTGACATTACCTTTGAAAAAGATTTTTTTCCTAATATTTTCCCCCTTGGTAGCCAAAATGGTGGCGGAAAAAGTACATTATTACAACTGATTTTTGGATTGCTGCATTGTTCTGGTAATCCAGAGCGGTTAGATTTTTTGAGAACTTTGCTTTATGGAGTTAAAATTTATGAGATAAGGCAGAATTTCGCATTAATTGATATTTGGGATGGAGAAAAAGTTATAAGGCTAAGTTTTTCCATTCAAAAGAAAGTCACACTGAAAATACCGCCAGAAACAAATGACAGAATATCTGCAACAATTTGGGATGAAGATGCTAATAATAGGGCAGAAATAGAAATATGCAAATATTCATCTAACGGCGATGATAAGGAAGATAACATTTTATTTTGCCATCTAGATAACATAAATATAATCAAAGGAGAATCTTTTCTCAAAAACCTTTCACAAAAAATATTTCTTGCCGCTCCTGCTACCCAAGTTTTCCTTTTTCTTTCTCCGAATTCAAGAAAATTATTATTCAGAGAGCAAACTAAAAAAAGTGATTACAATTCAGATTTACAAGATGCTAAATCTAAGTTACCAGGGTTATTTACTTATGATTTTATAGCTGTAGATCTTATGGCTAAAGCCTTGCGAGCAGCTATAGCTGAAGATTTGAGACAAATTACAGAAACAGGTAAATATGGAAATAGTTATAAAGAATTAATTGAAGATTTACATCTAATTTTAGGAAACAAAAAAATAAATTTGGGGACAGATTTTGATAGCGTCAATTTTAAATTAGATAAAAATGGTGAAACTTTAGAACTATATCCTGAAGATTTAAGTCATGGCGAATTAAAAAGACTTAGCATTTATATGTGGCTGAAATACTATAATATAGAAGATGCGATCGTCCTCATGGATGAAATAGAAATTGCATTTCATCCAGATTGGCAATATCAAATAATTTCAGACCTGAAAGAATGGACACCAAGTAATCAATATATTCTGGCAACTCATTCTTATGAACTATGTCAAGCACTTACGCCTGCTCATGTTAAGGAACTAGAACCAAAACTTCTCAAACAAAAACCGTCAAATTAATCATGAGTTTCGATCCAGAGCAGTTAAAGCGACACTGTGAAATTATTATTCAATCTCGGAGAATTAAAAATAAAATAGTTGTGTTATGTGAAGGAGAAGGAGGTATTAAGGATAATCAGTATAGGTTATCGCCGCAATCTTATGCCAGAATGGAGCAAATGCCCGATGCAAACTTCTACAAAGCGTGTGTTCCAAGATGGTGGAGTCAGTATAAACCGGAATTTTTTAATTGTGGCGATCGCAAAGATGTAATAGATACCTATTTTACACTTTTAGAGATTCATCAACAAGATAGTAATAACTCATATTTAACACCTGAGAAACTTTTTGCGATCGTAGATTTGGATATTCAATTACAAAAAATTAATAATTATATTTTTCCCGATACGGAAGCTATTTTTAGCAGCCTTTACGACAAATGCAAAGTCAATGAAATAAATGCAGATAATCATCGTATATGGGTGACAGGTTTAATTCATAAAGAAGCTTATTTTTTAATACCAGATTTACAAGAGGTATTTGATAGTAATTTGGTATCTTTACTTTATAATGGTAACACTTTGGTGCTTGAAAATATTTACTTAGCGATAGCATCTACAATAAGCAATGACACCGATTTAAAAAATAATTTACCAAGAATAGCTAATCGAATTAATTATTTATCTGGATTAGATTGTACTGATGCAGATAAATTGCGTGATTCGTGGAAAACAGAGTTTGACAATACGCAAGATGATATACAGAAAAATGAGTTAATCCTTGCTTTACTGACAATCAAAAAAGCTAAGGATTATTGGAATCAAATTCATCCTCCTAGTGACTACAGTTCTACAGCAGAGAAATTTAGAGAACAACTATTATTAAAAATAGCAGAATTTTATTCACATAAAAGTAGCGAGCCTAAATATCATATTTCTTTTTTATTGGCAGCCTTACATAAGTTTGTCTAAGTTTTGCACGAATGTGGTTTTGTTCTCTTCAAATCCTAAAAATGGATAATAATAACTTTTCTACTCCACTTTACCGCACCAAATACGGTCAAACCTATTTAGGAGATTCTACCGAACTTCTCAAATATCTCGATACTAACTCGATAGATTTACTCATCACATCGCCACCTTTTGCATTGCAACGCCAAAAAAGCTACGGCAATGAAGACCAAGATAATTATGTTGATTGGCTATTAGGATTTGCACCGGAAATTAAACGAGTTTTAAAAGAAACTGGCAGCTTTGTCATTGATTTGGGTGGCGCTTATCAAAAAGGGATACCCGTTCGTTCTTTATATAATTATCGGGTTTTAATTAAATTGTGCGATGAATTTGATTTTAAATTAGCTGAGGAATTTTTTTGGTTTAATCCTGCCAAACTCCCATCACCTATTGAATGGGTAAATAAAAGGAAATGGCGAACGAAAGATGCGGTTAATACTATTTGGTGGCTATCAAAAATCAACACTCCAAAAGCAGATGTATCGAAAGTGAAAGCGCCTTATTCGGAACGAATGAAAAAGTTACTCCAAAATGCTGATTCTTACTATACGCCAAAGGAGCGGCCTTCTGGTCATGATATTAGTAATAAGTTTGCGGTAGATAATGGAGGAGCAATTCCCTCAAATTTTATATATAATTTTCTAGAGATACCAAATACGGAAAGTAACTCTCAATATTTGCGTCTTTGTAAACAGGTTGGTATTAAAGGTCATCCGGCACGTTTTCCAGTGGACTTGCCATCGTTTTTTATTAAGTTTTTGACCGATCCGGGAGATGTTGTATTGGATATTTTTGCGGGTTCTAATACGACTGGATATGCTGCTGAGAAACTGGAGAGAAAATGGATCGCTTTTGAGAAAAGTCGGGAGTATGCTGCTGCGTCTATATTTAGATTTTTACCGGAAGAATGTTTTGGGGACGCAAGTAATATTTACGATCGCCTTTTAAAAGAACAGTCCTTCGATCTTAGATTGTAGATTACACGGGTTTGCTTTAAATGAAATATGCGCCAGAAACCCGGTTTCTTCAAGAAACCGGGTTTCTAAGTACCTCAGTTTTGATTAGAAGCTAAATGTGGTACGAACGACGCCGATAATTACGTCATCGTTGTTGTCATTGTGATCGGGTGCGGTTAACCAAATTACACCGGGGGTAATGGCAATGTTGTCTGTTACTTGGATTTGGTAAAATCCTTCGATGTGCCAGGAAACATCGTCATCGTCACCTGATAGGTCTGTTTCTAGGGCACCTAAACTGTTGGAAAGACCCGTACTGGCATCTGCGATCGGCTCGATACCTACGATGATACCTCCCAAGTTACCTTTTTTACCCAAATCGGGGAAACCGAGAGTAATTGCGCCGTTGAAGATGTCGATTTCGCCTCGGTTAATTTGTCCGTCTAGGGTGGAAAGGGTGCGGGTGTTGGTGTAGCCAGCCCAGCCGCCAAGGACGAAGTTACGGGCTAGTTGTAAGGATACTTCAACGCCGTAGGAGTTGCTGGAAATGGGGAGATTGTTGTCTCCGGCGAAAGGTTGGGCTGCTGCTAAATACGATCGCAAATTCGCTACTCGGCTACCAGTTCCCAAGTCTGTATTGTAAGCATGAGCGTAAGTTAAACCAAGGCGGAAGCGTTCGTTGGCTGACTTAAATACTACTTGTGCCAATGCACCGTATGGCCCATTAAACAATCCGCTGCCATTGTTGGGGTCGTTGACTGACGTACCTTGATAGCCTAAACTGACTTCAACGTTATCGCCAAACTGGTGTCTGAGTCCAATTCCGGCACCATCAGCTAGATAGTAGATGCTGTGGCGAGTACCGAAGCGAGATAGCGCACCGCTTCCACCATCTCCATCAAGGATATTTAAAGTATCGGCAAAACTATCGGAACCTGTGGCATTTGCACTGACGACTACTTGAGTGCGTCTGCCGATCGGGAAAGTAT
The sequence above is drawn from the Leptolyngbyaceae cyanobacterium genome and encodes:
- the rplU gene encoding 50S ribosomal protein L21 produces the protein MAYAIIETGGKQLRVEPGRFYDIELLHVEAESQVTIDKVLLVSNNGELSIGQPLVQGATVEGTVLRHFRGRKVIVYKMKPKKKTRKKRGHRQETTRLMINSISLNGNAIAKKDESAQTPAAAAEAAAE
- a CDS encoding HNH endonuclease, with translation MSSIPKRIRAQVWAEAGHRCEYCRTSSRLIGMPLIIDHIIPKSLGGSDERENLAASCYRCNEFKGGKNDDIDPETSQLVPLFNPRLQMWGEHFAWANNGSHIIGLTPTGRATVVALRLNNDYAVAARIMWISKDWHPPEV
- a CDS encoding AAA family ATPase, whose amino-acid sequence is MRLLRVQVPDFRVLQNVDITFEKDFFPNIFPLGSQNGGGKSTLLQLIFGLLHCSGNPERLDFLRTLLYGVKIYEIRQNFALIDIWDGEKVIRLSFSIQKKVTLKIPPETNDRISATIWDEDANNRAEIEICKYSSNGDDKEDNILFCHLDNINIIKGESFLKNLSQKIFLAAPATQVFLFLSPNSRKLLFREQTKKSDYNSDLQDAKSKLPGLFTYDFIAVDLMAKALRAAIAEDLRQITETGKYGNSYKELIEDLHLILGNKKINLGTDFDSVNFKLDKNGETLELYPEDLSHGELKRLSIYMWLKYYNIEDAIVLMDEIEIAFHPDWQYQIISDLKEWTPSNQYILATHSYELCQALTPAHVKELEPKLLKQKPSN
- a CDS encoding site-specific DNA-methyltransferase, whose translation is MDNNNFSTPLYRTKYGQTYLGDSTELLKYLDTNSIDLLITSPPFALQRQKSYGNEDQDNYVDWLLGFAPEIKRVLKETGSFVIDLGGAYQKGIPVRSLYNYRVLIKLCDEFDFKLAEEFFWFNPAKLPSPIEWVNKRKWRTKDAVNTIWWLSKINTPKADVSKVKAPYSERMKKLLQNADSYYTPKERPSGHDISNKFAVDNGGAIPSNFIYNFLEIPNTESNSQYLRLCKQVGIKGHPARFPVDLPSFFIKFLTDPGDVVLDIFAGSNTTGYAAEKLERKWIAFEKSREYAAASIFRFLPEECFGDASNIYDRLLKEQSFDLRL
- a CDS encoding iron uptake porin: MLKILRDRILTSPIALTGMLAISLSVVPAAWGQETDATGVLDQINQYNNEQPTISESEEEPLSQVTSVSQLRDVQPTDWAFQALQSLVERYGCIEGYPDRTYRGNRAMTRYEFAAGLNACLDRIRELIDASRPGGGGGGGVTREDLDRLTRLQEEFRTELATLRGRVDTLEARTARLEAQQFSTTAKLAGEAIFAATSIPVGQNAFGADIDDGVAFGYRTRINFESSFTGKDLLRVRLQSGNLSAYSATSTFTPEGDLSFAAGPFEEANGNNVELDELSYTFPIGRRTQVVVSANATGSDSFADTLNILDGDGGSGALSRFGTRHSIYYLADGAGIGLRHQFGDNVEVSLGYQGTSVNDPNNGSGLFNGPYGALAQVVFKSANERFRLGLTYAHAYNTDLGTGSRVANLRSYLAAAQPFAGDNNLPISSNSYGVEVSLQLARNFVLGGWAGYTNTRTLSTLDGQINRGEIDIFNGAITLGFPDLGKKGNLGGIIVGIEPIADASTGLSNSLGALETDLSGDDDDVSWHIEGFYQIQVTDNIAITPGVIWLTAPDHNDNNDDVIIGVVRTTFSF